The sequence AACGAGGTCTGTCAACTTATGCTCATTATACGCCTCAATCCATGTTTTAAGGGAGAGTGTGCCGGAAATTCTGTATTTGGCACAGACGGAAAGCATGGAAACACCGCCTTTAAGATATTCCTTTACGGCCTGGATCTTCATCTGATTGGAGTAGTAAGACAAATGCTGCCTGGGCCGCAATCCCTTAAAGCCCTCCTCTTTATACCGGAGGACCCATTTCCTGAATGTTATGCGGCTCATATGAAGATTTTCAGCTGCCTGGGTAATCGTAACACCCTGATAGAGATATGAAGCAATCTGGTCTAACATTTCCTCCGGGGACGCTTTGGTTTTACATGGCATAAGAATGACCTCCTAATATATTTATGATATTATTCTGTCTTTCTTGTTGAATCATACCAAAGGTCCGGTCGGAGACCGGGAATACAGTAGTTTTCGAGCGTAGCGAGGTTTTTAGGTTTTCAGATTATCTATCTGCATATCTATGTTATATTAATCCTCTAATCGAATATACTCACACAAAAAGGACTGTGGCAAAATGATTACACATTTTGTCGCAGTCCCTTTTTAGTGCCTGCATCAATTATTTCTTGTCAGCCAAGTAAGCTTTAAGTGCATCAGCGAGTCTCTTTACGCCGTCTTCGATGACATCGTCGTCATTGTAGGAGAAGTTCAGGCGGAAGTAGTTTCTCTTGCCGGATGCCGGGAAGAAGGAGTCGCCCGGTACGTAAGCGACTTTTCTTTCGATAGCATACTTGAAGAGGTCGCGTGCATCGCAGCCTTCCGGAAGTTCTACCCAGAGGAAGAGGCCGCCATGCGGATAGGTGGACTTCACATCGGACGGGAAGTACTTCTTGATAGCGTCGCACATGACGTCGCGGCGGTGAGCGTACAGCTTGCAGTTTTCTTTGATATGGCCTTCGAAGTCATAGTTTGCCATGTACATGGCAACTTCACGCTGGGTGACGCATGGTGTGGAAAGGTCGGTGGAGCCTTTGACGAGGTCCATCTTTGCAAGGATTTCATCGTTGCATACGAGCCATGCCAGTCTCATGCCAGGAGCCAGTGTCTTGGAGAAGGTGCCGGAATAGATGACGAGGTGCTTCGGATCCATGGAAACGAGCGGAGCGATTTCTTCGCCTTCAAAACGCAGGTCGCCGTACGGGTTGTCTTCGAATACCGGGATTTCATACTTGGTAACGACTTCCATGAATTTCTGGCGACGTTCCAGGGACCAGCAGATACCGGTCGGGTTCTGGTAGTTCGGGATGACATAGATGAATTTGACTTTGTCGGTTGTAGCAAGAATCTTGTCCAGTTCTTCCGGGATCATGCCCTGATCATCGGTCGGAACTTCGACGAATTTCGGCTGTTCGAGAGCGAATGCACCGATAGCGCCAAGATAGGACGGGCTTTCAATGAGGACGACGTCGTCCTTGTCGATGAATACGCGTCCGGTGATATCAAGACCCTGCTGGGATCCAGTGGTGATCATGATGTTCTTCGGATCGACTTTATCCATGCCCATCGGACAATACATGCGGTTCATGCGGTCGGCAATAGCCTGACGGAGTCCCATGAAACCGAGGGACGGACCGTACTGCATAGCGCCGGCGCCGTCTTCTTCTCTGACTTTGACTGCAACTTCAGTCAATTCTTTCAGAGGAAATGTTCTCGGAGCCGGGAGACCGCCGGCAAACGAAATAATGTCCGGCTGAGCGGTAAGAGCCAGCAATGGACCAAGGTCGGAGCCTTTCATCTTAGACAGTACTTCAGAAAAGTGAATAGCCATAATAATCTCTCCTTTACTCTACAGAATTGACTAGGAAAATCCCATTTTTCCATATTATAATTGCGGCCGCTACCAACAAAGATTCTCATTGGAATCGTAGGCAAATATAATGCTAGTGTTATTATTTTAAATCTACTATAAAGGGATGTCAATCATGAAGAGGCCGCCGCTATCGTTTAAATGTACCAAAATACTGCTATTTACTCCCATTTTCATGTATATACTTATAGAGAATGTCTATATTTCAGCCAGTAAAAAAGGGCTGTGACAAAATATGCAATCATTTTGCCGCAATCCCTTTTTTCGCCGTTATATTCGATTAGAGAATACCAGTCTATTTATGATTTGTCTTATCTAGAAACCATAAAGGATGGTT is a genomic window of Veillonellaceae bacterium containing:
- a CDS encoding PLP-dependent aminotransferase family protein; translation: MAIHFSEVLSKMKGSDLGPLLALTAQPDIISFAGGLPAPRTFPLKELTEVAVKVREEDGAGAMQYGPSLGFMGLRQAIADRMNRMYCPMGMDKVDPKNIMITTGSQQGLDITGRVFIDKDDVVLIESPSYLGAIGAFALEQPKFVEVPTDDQGMIPEELDKILATTDKVKFIYVIPNYQNPTGICWSLERRQKFMEVVTKYEIPVFEDNPYGDLRFEGEEIAPLVSMDPKHLVIYSGTFSKTLAPGMRLAWLVCNDEILAKMDLVKGSTDLSTPCVTQREVAMYMANYDFEGHIKENCKLYAHRRDVMCDAIKKYFPSDVKSTYPHGGLFLWVELPEGCDARDLFKYAIERKVAYVPGDSFFPASGKRNYFRLNFSYNDDDVIEDGVKRLADALKAYLADKK